A portion of the Streptomyces sp. YPW6 genome contains these proteins:
- a CDS encoding polyprenol monophosphomannose synthase, whose amino-acid sequence MNDGGQRQFGPLGKVLVIIPTYNEVENIKPIVDRVRTAVPDADILVADDNSPDGTGKAADELAAADDHVHVLHRKGKEGLGAAYLAGFAWGSEHGYGVLVEMDADGSHQPEELPRLLTALKGADLVLGSRWVPGGRVVNWPRSREVISRGGSLYSRLALGLSVRDVTGGYRAFRTETLNGLGLGEVASQGYCFQVDLARRAVEAGYHVVEVPITFVDREVGDSKMSRDILVEALWRVTGWGITSRANKVLGRKNP is encoded by the coding sequence GTGAACGACGGCGGTCAGAGGCAGTTCGGCCCGCTCGGCAAGGTTCTGGTGATCATTCCGACCTACAACGAGGTCGAGAACATCAAGCCGATCGTCGACCGGGTGCGCACCGCCGTCCCGGACGCCGACATCCTGGTGGCCGACGACAACAGCCCCGACGGCACCGGCAAGGCGGCCGACGAGCTCGCGGCCGCCGACGACCACGTCCACGTCCTGCACCGCAAGGGCAAGGAAGGGCTCGGCGCCGCCTACCTCGCGGGCTTCGCCTGGGGCTCCGAGCACGGCTACGGCGTCCTCGTCGAGATGGACGCCGACGGCTCCCACCAGCCCGAGGAACTGCCCCGGCTGCTCACCGCGCTCAAGGGCGCCGACCTGGTCCTGGGATCCCGCTGGGTGCCGGGCGGCCGCGTGGTCAACTGGCCCCGGAGCCGCGAGGTCATCTCGCGCGGCGGCAGCCTCTACTCCCGGCTCGCCCTCGGCCTCTCCGTCCGCGACGTCACCGGCGGCTACCGCGCCTTCCGCACCGAGACGCTGAACGGCCTCGGGCTCGGCGAGGTCGCCTCGCAGGGCTACTGCTTCCAGGTGGACCTCGCCCGCCGCGCGGTCGAGGCGGGCTACCACGTGGTCGAGGTCCCCATCACCTTCGTCGACCGGGAGGTCGGCGACTCGAAGATGAGCCGGGACATCCTCGTCGAGGCGCTCTGGCGGGTCACCGGCTGGGGCATCACCTCCCGTGCGAACAAGGTCCTGGGCCGCAAGAACCCTTGA
- a CDS encoding glycerophosphodiester phosphodiesterase, with translation MNPSHPYLDHPTPIAFAHRGGAADGVENTVTAFRRASDAGYRYFETDVHTTADGRLVAFHDATLDRVTDARGRIAELPWSEVSRARVGGGEPLPLFEELLEEFPEARWNVDLKAESALEPLLGLIRRTGAWDRICVGSFSEARVARAHRLAGPRLATSYGVRGVLALRLRSFGIPAALRAGAVCAQVPERQGSVPVVDARFVRTAHALGLQVHVWTVNEPERMAALLDLGVDGIMTDHIETLRTVLSERGAWS, from the coding sequence GTGAATCCGAGCCACCCCTATCTGGACCACCCGACGCCGATCGCCTTCGCCCATCGCGGCGGGGCGGCGGACGGCGTGGAGAACACCGTGACCGCCTTCCGCCGGGCGTCGGACGCGGGCTACCGCTATTTCGAGACCGATGTCCACACCACGGCGGACGGCCGGCTGGTCGCCTTCCACGACGCGACACTGGACCGGGTCACCGACGCCCGGGGCCGGATCGCCGAACTGCCCTGGAGCGAGGTGAGCCGGGCCCGGGTCGGGGGCGGCGAACCGCTCCCGCTCTTCGAGGAGCTGCTGGAGGAGTTCCCCGAGGCACGGTGGAACGTGGACCTCAAGGCCGAGTCGGCGCTGGAGCCGCTGCTCGGCCTGATCCGCCGGACCGGCGCGTGGGACCGGATCTGTGTCGGCTCGTTCTCGGAGGCGCGGGTGGCCCGCGCGCACCGGCTGGCGGGCCCCCGGCTGGCCACGTCGTACGGGGTGCGGGGCGTCCTGGCGCTGCGCCTGCGTTCCTTCGGGATCCCGGCGGCGCTGCGCGCGGGCGCGGTCTGCGCGCAGGTCCCCGAGCGGCAGGGGTCCGTCCCGGTGGTGGACGCCCGCTTCGTGCGCACCGCGCACGCGCTGGGGCTCCAGGTGCACGTCTGGACGGTGAACGAACCGGAGCGGATGGCGGCGCTCCTGGACCTCGGGGTGGATGGCATCATGACCGATCACATCGAGACGCTGCGTACGGTGCTGAGCGAGCGGGGGGCCTGGTCCTGA
- a CDS encoding ankyrin repeat domain-containing protein, translating into MSETPDPEVVELATKVFDLARAGDTETLAAYVEAGVPANLTNDRGDTLLMLAAYHGHAATVAALVAREADPDRANDRGQTPLAGAVFKGEDAVIEALLAAGADPAAGTPSALDTARMFGKSDLLERFGVR; encoded by the coding sequence ATGAGCGAAACCCCCGATCCCGAGGTGGTCGAGCTGGCCACCAAGGTCTTCGACCTGGCCCGCGCCGGCGACACCGAGACCCTCGCCGCGTACGTCGAGGCCGGAGTCCCCGCCAACCTCACCAACGACCGGGGCGACACGCTGCTCATGCTCGCCGCCTACCACGGGCACGCCGCCACGGTCGCCGCCCTCGTCGCCCGCGAGGCCGACCCGGACCGGGCCAACGACCGGGGCCAGACGCCGCTGGCCGGAGCCGTCTTCAAGGGGGAGGACGCCGTCATCGAGGCCCTGCTCGCCGCCGGCGCCGACCCGGCCGCCGGAACGCCGTCCGCGCTGGACACGGCCCGGATGTTCGGCAAGTCCGACCTGCTGGAACGCTTCGGTGTGCGGTGA
- a CDS encoding Lrp/AsnC family transcriptional regulator: protein MEELDRQIVELLVKDGRMSYTDLGKATGLSTSAVHQRVRRLEQRGVIRGYAAVVDPEAVGLPLTAFISVKPFDPSAPDDIAERLAGVPELEACHSVAGDENYILKVRVSTPLELEHLLTRIRTLAGVSTRTTVVLSTPYEARPPRI, encoded by the coding sequence ATGGAGGAGCTGGACCGTCAGATCGTGGAGTTGCTCGTCAAGGACGGGCGGATGAGCTACACCGACCTGGGCAAGGCCACGGGCCTGTCCACCTCGGCGGTTCATCAGCGTGTCCGCAGGCTGGAGCAGCGCGGGGTGATCCGCGGCTATGCCGCGGTCGTCGACCCCGAGGCCGTCGGGCTGCCCCTGACCGCGTTCATCTCGGTGAAGCCGTTCGACCCGAGCGCCCCCGACGACATCGCCGAGCGGCTCGCCGGGGTGCCCGAACTGGAGGCCTGCCACAGCGTCGCCGGGGACGAGAACTACATCCTCAAGGTGCGGGTGTCGACCCCCCTGGAGCTGGAGCACCTGCTCACCCGGATCCGTACGCTCGCCGGCGTGTCCACCCGGACCACCGTCGTCCTGTCCACCCCGTACGAGGCCCGCCCCCCGCGGATCTGA
- a CDS encoding acyl-CoA dehydrogenase family protein produces the protein MSDRAPQPVERRLPTEESRQLVALVRDIVSKEIAPRAAEEEEAGVFPREVFTLLSESGLLGLPYDSAHGGGDQPYEVYLQVLEELAAARLTVGLGVSVHSLACHALAGYGTGEQRAAHLPAMLSGGLLGAYCLSEPASGSDAASLRTKAVRDGDDWVITGTKAWITHGGVADFYTVLARTGVEGARGITAFLVPGDAEGLSAALPEKKMGMKGSPTAQLHFDGVRVGGDRRIGEEGQGFAIALSALDSGRLGIAACAIGVAQAALDEAVRYATDRRQFGRPIADFQGLRFMLADMATQVEAGRALYLEAARLRDAGQPFSRQAAMAKLFCTDAAMRVTTDAVQVLGGYGYTLDFPVERLMREAKVLQIVEGTNQIQRMVIARHLAGPETR, from the coding sequence ATGTCCGACCGTGCCCCGCAGCCGGTGGAACGCCGTCTGCCCACCGAGGAGTCCCGGCAGCTCGTCGCGCTCGTCCGCGACATCGTGTCCAAGGAGATCGCTCCCCGGGCGGCCGAGGAGGAGGAAGCGGGCGTCTTCCCCCGGGAGGTCTTCACCCTCCTGTCCGAGTCCGGACTTCTCGGACTCCCGTACGACTCCGCACACGGCGGCGGTGACCAGCCCTACGAGGTCTACCTCCAGGTCCTGGAGGAGCTGGCCGCCGCCCGGCTCACCGTGGGACTCGGCGTCAGCGTCCACTCCCTCGCCTGCCACGCACTCGCCGGATACGGCACCGGCGAGCAGCGGGCCGCGCACCTCCCGGCGATGCTCTCCGGCGGCCTGCTGGGCGCCTACTGCCTCTCCGAGCCCGCCTCCGGCTCCGACGCCGCCTCGCTGCGCACCAAGGCCGTACGGGACGGCGACGACTGGGTCATCACCGGGACGAAGGCGTGGATCACCCACGGCGGCGTCGCGGACTTCTACACCGTGCTGGCCAGGACCGGCGTCGAGGGCGCCCGCGGCATCACGGCCTTCCTCGTCCCCGGCGACGCCGAGGGGCTGAGCGCCGCTCTTCCCGAGAAGAAGATGGGGATGAAGGGCTCGCCCACCGCGCAGCTCCACTTCGACGGCGTACGGGTCGGCGGCGACCGGCGCATCGGCGAGGAGGGCCAGGGGTTCGCCATCGCCCTGTCCGCCCTCGACTCCGGGCGGCTCGGCATCGCCGCGTGCGCCATCGGGGTCGCCCAGGCAGCCCTGGACGAGGCCGTCCGCTACGCCACCGACCGGCGCCAGTTCGGCCGCCCCATCGCGGACTTCCAGGGGCTGCGGTTCATGCTCGCCGACATGGCCACCCAGGTCGAGGCCGGCCGGGCGCTGTATCTGGAGGCGGCACGGCTGCGGGACGCGGGGCAGCCCTTCTCCCGGCAGGCCGCCATGGCGAAGCTGTTCTGCACGGACGCGGCCATGCGGGTGACCACCGACGCCGTCCAGGTGCTCGGCGGATACGGCTACACACTCGACTTCCCGGTCGAACGGCTGATGCGCGAGGCGAAGGTGCTCCAGATCGTGGAGGGCACCAATCAGATCCAGCGCATGGTCATCGCACGCCACCTCGCGGGTCCCGAGACGCGCTGA
- a CDS encoding MFS transporter, producing MSTGTAGKADPSGRPPDGTTAAARRREQQGWYFYDFACSVYSTSVLTVFLGPYLTSVAKAAADGDGFVHPLGIPVRAGSLFAYSVSASIVVAVVLMPIVGAAADRTGRKKPLLAAAAYTGAAATAGMFFLDGHRYLLGAFLLIVANASISVSMVLYNAYLPQIAGPEERDAVSSRGWAFGYTSGALVLVLNLILYTGHDSFGLAESEAVRICLASAGVWWGAFTLVPLRRLRDRRVRPDGEGAVGSGWKQLRATLRDMRRHPLTLSFLLAYLVYNDGIQTVISQASLYGSEELGLDQTTLIVAVLLVQILAVAGALGMGRLARTYGAKRTILGSLIVWTLILLSAYLLPADAPVFFFVLAAAIGLVLGGSQALSRSLFSHLVPRGKEAEYFSAYEMSDRGLSWLGPLVFGLAYQLTGSYRDAIISLVAFFALGAVLLARVPVRRAVEAAGNPVPQRI from the coding sequence ATGAGCACCGGGACCGCAGGGAAGGCCGATCCGTCCGGACGGCCGCCGGACGGCACGACCGCCGCCGCGCGCAGGCGCGAGCAGCAGGGCTGGTACTTCTACGACTTCGCGTGCTCCGTCTACTCCACCAGTGTGCTGACCGTCTTCCTCGGTCCGTATCTGACCTCGGTCGCCAAGGCCGCGGCGGACGGGGACGGATTCGTCCACCCGCTGGGCATACCCGTGCGCGCGGGCTCGCTGTTCGCCTACTCGGTCTCGGCGTCGATCGTGGTGGCCGTGGTCCTGATGCCGATCGTGGGCGCGGCGGCGGACCGTACGGGGCGCAAGAAGCCGCTGCTGGCGGCGGCCGCGTACACCGGGGCGGCGGCGACGGCCGGGATGTTCTTCCTGGACGGCCACCGCTATCTGCTGGGCGCGTTCCTGCTGATCGTGGCGAACGCGTCGATCTCCGTGTCGATGGTCCTGTACAACGCCTATCTGCCGCAGATCGCCGGGCCGGAGGAGCGCGACGCGGTCTCCTCGCGCGGCTGGGCCTTCGGCTACACCTCGGGGGCCCTCGTCCTGGTCCTCAACCTGATCCTGTACACCGGTCACGACTCCTTCGGGCTCGCGGAGTCCGAGGCGGTACGGATCTGTCTGGCCTCGGCCGGTGTGTGGTGGGGGGCGTTCACCCTCGTACCGCTGCGCCGGCTGCGCGACCGGCGGGTGCGGCCGGACGGCGAGGGGGCGGTCGGCTCGGGCTGGAAGCAGCTGCGGGCCACCCTGCGCGACATGCGGCGCCACCCGCTCACGCTCTCGTTCCTGCTGGCCTACCTCGTCTACAACGACGGGATCCAGACGGTGATCTCGCAGGCCTCCCTGTACGGCTCCGAGGAACTGGGCCTGGATCAGACGACGCTGATCGTCGCGGTGCTGCTGGTGCAGATCCTGGCGGTGGCGGGGGCGCTCGGCATGGGGCGGCTCGCCCGGACGTACGGCGCGAAGCGCACGATTCTGGGGTCGCTGATCGTGTGGACCCTGATCCTGCTCTCCGCGTATCTGCTGCCCGCCGACGCGCCGGTGTTCTTCTTCGTCCTGGCGGCGGCGATCGGCCTGGTGCTGGGCGGGAGCCAGGCCCTGTCCCGGTCGCTGTTCTCGCATCTGGTGCCGCGCGGCAAGGAGGCGGAGTACTTCTCCGCGTACGAGATGAGCGACCGCGGGCTGAGCTGGCTCGGGCCCCTGGTGTTCGGTCTGGCGTACCAGCTGACCGGCAGCTACCGGGACGCGATCATCTCGCTGGTGGCGTTCTTCGCCCTCGGCGCGGTGCTGCTCGCGCGGGTCCCGGTGCGGCGTGCCGTGGAGGCCGCGGGCAACCCCGTGCCGCAACGGATTTAG
- a CDS encoding amidohydrolase, giving the protein MSQSTAPRSTPDQRTVLLRGGDVHSPADPFATAMVVERGHVAWVGSEGAADAFASGVDEVVDLEGALVTPAFTDAHVHTTATGLALTGLDLSGARTLADALALVRAFGRGRAPGDVLLGHGWDAARWPERRHPSRAELDEAAGGRALYLPRVDVHSAVVTTALLDLVPGVTAMSGYHPDGPLTGDAHHAVRAAAHDALPAAQRAAAQRAALDQAASLGIGSVHECGGPEISDEEDFAALLALAAERPGPRVFGLWAEEIADEKDARRIRELGAIGAAGDLFVDGSLGSHTACLHQPYTDAPHTGAAHLDAARIAAHVTACTEAGLQAGFHAIGDAAVTAVVDGVRAAAGTLGLDRIRAARHRVEHAEMLTPETIAAFAELGLTASVQPAFDAAWGGPDGMYAERLGAERAASLNPYAALLRAGVPLAFGSDSPVTPLDPWGTVRAAAHHRTPEHRVSVRAGFTAHTRGGWRAIGRDDAGLLVPGAPADYAVWRTAELLVQAPDDRVARWSTDPRSGTPGLPDLTPGADLPVCLRTVVLGQTVYVRPNE; this is encoded by the coding sequence ATGAGCCAGAGCACCGCTCCCCGGAGCACCCCCGACCAGCGCACCGTCCTGTTGCGCGGCGGAGACGTCCACAGCCCCGCCGACCCGTTCGCCACCGCGATGGTCGTCGAACGCGGGCATGTCGCCTGGGTGGGGTCCGAAGGGGCCGCCGACGCCTTCGCGAGCGGCGTGGACGAGGTGGTCGACCTCGAAGGCGCCCTGGTCACCCCGGCGTTCACCGACGCTCATGTGCACACCACCGCCACCGGTCTGGCCCTGACCGGGCTCGACCTCTCGGGCGCCCGCACCCTGGCCGATGCGCTCGCCCTCGTCCGCGCGTTCGGCCGCGGTCGCGCCCCCGGGGACGTGCTGCTCGGGCACGGCTGGGACGCCGCCCGCTGGCCCGAGCGCCGTCACCCCTCCCGCGCCGAGCTCGACGAGGCGGCCGGCGGCCGGGCCCTCTACCTGCCGCGCGTCGACGTGCACTCCGCCGTCGTCACGACGGCCCTCCTGGACCTCGTCCCCGGCGTCACCGCGATGAGCGGGTACCACCCGGACGGGCCGCTGACCGGGGACGCCCACCACGCGGTGCGGGCCGCCGCCCACGACGCGCTCCCGGCCGCCCAGCGGGCCGCCGCCCAGCGCGCCGCCCTCGACCAGGCCGCCTCCCTCGGCATCGGCAGCGTCCATGAGTGCGGCGGGCCCGAGATCTCCGACGAGGAGGACTTCGCCGCCCTCCTCGCGCTGGCCGCCGAGCGGCCCGGACCCCGTGTCTTCGGTCTGTGGGCCGAGGAGATCGCGGACGAGAAGGACGCCCGTCGCATCCGCGAACTCGGTGCGATCGGAGCGGCCGGAGACCTGTTCGTCGACGGCTCGCTCGGCTCGCACACCGCCTGCCTGCACCAGCCCTACACGGACGCCCCGCACACCGGCGCCGCCCATCTGGACGCCGCCCGGATCGCCGCCCATGTCACCGCCTGCACCGAGGCGGGACTCCAGGCGGGCTTCCACGCCATCGGCGACGCAGCGGTCACCGCCGTGGTGGACGGGGTCAGGGCCGCCGCCGGGACGCTCGGCCTCGACCGGATCCGGGCCGCCCGGCACCGCGTCGAGCACGCCGAGATGCTCACCCCCGAGACGATCGCGGCCTTCGCGGAGCTGGGCCTCACCGCCTCCGTCCAGCCCGCCTTCGACGCCGCCTGGGGCGGCCCGGACGGGATGTACGCCGAACGCCTCGGTGCGGAACGGGCCGCGTCCCTCAACCCGTACGCCGCGCTGCTGCGTGCCGGAGTGCCGCTCGCCTTCGGCTCCGACAGCCCCGTCACCCCGCTCGACCCCTGGGGCACGGTGCGGGCCGCCGCCCACCACCGCACCCCGGAGCACCGCGTCTCGGTCCGCGCCGGGTTCACCGCCCACACCCGGGGCGGCTGGCGCGCCATCGGCCGCGACGACGCGGGCCTCCTGGTGCCCGGCGCCCCGGCCGACTACGCCGTCTGGCGGACCGCCGAACTGCTGGTCCAGGCCCCCGACGACCGGGTCGCCCGCTGGTCCACCGACCCCCGGTCCGGCACGCCCGGCCTGCCGGACCTGACGCCCGGCGCCGACCTGCCCGTCTGCCTGCGGACCGTCGTCCTCGGACAAACGGTCTACGTGCGACCGAACGAGTGA
- a CDS encoding PLP-dependent aminotransferase family protein yields MAQWTSTVGAAQLARQLRSQQARPTGPGGRKPPAYRALADGVRLLVLEGRVPVAARLPAERELALALSVSRTTVAAAYEALRAEGFLESRRGAGSWTAVPAGNPLPARGLEPLPPESLGSMIDLGCAALPAPEPWLTRAVQGALEELPPYAHTHGDYPAGLPALRQMIADRYTSLGIPTMPEQIMVTTGAMGAIDAICHLFAGRGERIAVESPSYANILQLMRETGARLVPVAMEEGLGGWDMNRWRQVLRDAAPRLAYVVADFHNPTGALADEQQRRDLVEAARSAGTVLVVDETMNELRLDTGTDMPRRVCAFDPAGGTVLTVGSASKAFWAGMRIGWVRAAPDVIRSLVAARAYADMGTPVLEQLAINWLMGTGGWEQAVDVRRSQARENRDALVAAVRRELPDWEFTVPRGGLTLWVRTGGISGSRLAVAGERVGVRVPSGPRFGVDGAFEGYVRLPFTVSGPVADEAAVRLAAAVDLVRSGAGAGADTPRSFVA; encoded by the coding sequence ATGGCGCAGTGGACATCGACGGTGGGAGCGGCCCAGCTCGCCCGGCAGCTCCGCTCACAACAGGCCCGGCCCACCGGGCCCGGTGGCCGCAAGCCGCCCGCGTACCGCGCGCTCGCCGACGGCGTACGGCTGCTCGTCCTGGAAGGGCGGGTCCCGGTCGCCGCCCGGCTCCCGGCCGAACGCGAACTGGCCCTCGCCCTGTCCGTGAGCCGCACGACGGTCGCCGCCGCCTACGAGGCCCTGCGTGCCGAGGGCTTCCTGGAGTCGCGGCGCGGCGCGGGCAGCTGGACCGCCGTCCCGGCCGGCAATCCGCTGCCCGCCCGCGGCCTCGAACCGCTGCCGCCGGAGTCGCTCGGCTCGATGATCGACCTGGGCTGCGCGGCCCTGCCCGCGCCCGAGCCGTGGCTGACCCGGGCGGTCCAGGGGGCGCTGGAGGAGCTGCCGCCGTACGCCCACACACACGGCGACTACCCGGCCGGGCTGCCCGCGCTGCGTCAGATGATCGCCGACCGCTACACCTCCCTCGGCATCCCGACCATGCCCGAGCAGATCATGGTCACCACCGGCGCGATGGGAGCCATCGACGCGATCTGCCACCTCTTCGCCGGCCGTGGTGAGCGGATCGCGGTCGAGTCGCCCAGTTACGCCAACATCCTCCAGCTGATGCGCGAGACGGGCGCCCGCCTCGTCCCGGTCGCCATGGAGGAGGGGCTCGGCGGCTGGGACATGAACCGCTGGCGCCAGGTGCTGCGGGACGCCGCGCCCCGCCTCGCGTACGTGGTCGCCGACTTCCACAACCCCACCGGCGCGCTCGCCGACGAGCAGCAGCGCCGTGACCTGGTGGAGGCCGCCCGGTCCGCCGGAACGGTCCTGGTCGTCGACGAGACCATGAACGAACTCCGCCTGGACACCGGCACCGACATGCCGCGCCGGGTGTGCGCCTTCGATCCGGCCGGCGGCACGGTCCTGACCGTCGGATCGGCCAGCAAGGCCTTCTGGGCCGGCATGCGCATCGGCTGGGTGCGCGCGGCTCCCGACGTCATCCGCAGTCTGGTCGCCGCCCGTGCCTACGCCGACATGGGCACACCCGTCCTGGAGCAGCTCGCCATCAACTGGCTCATGGGCACCGGTGGCTGGGAGCAGGCCGTCGACGTCCGGCGGAGCCAGGCCCGGGAGAACCGGGACGCCCTGGTCGCGGCGGTTCGCCGGGAGCTGCCGGACTGGGAGTTCACCGTGCCGCGCGGTGGGCTGACGCTGTGGGTGCGCACCGGTGGGATCTCCGGATCGCGGCTGGCCGTGGCGGGTGAACGCGTCGGAGTCCGTGTGCCGTCGGGCCCCCGCTTCGGGGTCGACGGGGCCTTCGAGGGCTACGTACGGCTGCCGTTCACGGTGAGCGGGCCGGTCGCCGACGAGGCGGCGGTACGCCTGGCCGCGGCGGTCGACCTGGTGCGCTCCGGGGCGGGTGCGGGAGCCGACACCCCGCGCTCCTTCGTGGCCTGA
- a CDS encoding RNA polymerase-binding protein RbpA, with amino-acid sequence MSERALRGTRLVVTSYETDRGIDLAPRQAVEYACQNGHRFEMPFSVEAEIPPEWECKACGAQALLVDGDGPEEKKGKPARTHWDMLMERRTREELEEVLAERLAVLRSGAMNIAVHPRDSRKSA; translated from the coding sequence ATGAGTGAGCGAGCTCTCCGCGGCACGCGACTTGTGGTTACCAGCTACGAGACGGACCGCGGCATCGATCTGGCCCCGCGCCAGGCGGTGGAGTACGCATGCCAGAACGGACATCGATTCGAGATGCCGTTCTCGGTAGAGGCAGAGATTCCGCCGGAGTGGGAGTGCAAGGCGTGCGGCGCCCAGGCACTCCTGGTGGACGGGGACGGCCCCGAAGAGAAGAAGGGCAAGCCGGCGCGCACGCACTGGGACATGCTCATGGAGCGGCGCACCCGCGAGGAGCTGGAAGAGGTGCTGGCCGAGAGGCTGGCGGTTCTCCGTTCCGGAGCCATGAACATCGCCGTGCACCCGCGGGACAGCAGGAAGTCTGCCTGA
- the fxsA gene encoding FxsA family membrane protein, whose translation MTTGTPPPTRPRRSRARRFLPLALAAWLVLEIWLLTLVASAAGGLTVLLILVAGAALGAVVIKSAGRRAFRNLTETLQQMPGQPGASATPPTVPAGGKGTRGNGLLMLGGLLLLIPGLISDAAGLLLLVPPVRTMISRYAERSLERRMRAATPGSLGDAFQQARMHRPDGKVVQGEVVRDDDPRPPGGPGENPEGPQDRRPPLTP comes from the coding sequence ATGACGACCGGCACTCCGCCCCCGACCCGTCCCCGGCGCTCGCGCGCCCGTCGATTCCTGCCGCTGGCCCTGGCCGCCTGGCTGGTCCTGGAGATCTGGCTGCTGACCCTGGTCGCCTCGGCCGCGGGCGGCCTCACGGTTCTGCTGATCCTGGTGGCCGGAGCCGCGCTCGGCGCCGTGGTCATCAAGAGCGCCGGCCGGCGCGCCTTCAGGAACCTCACCGAGACCCTCCAGCAGATGCCGGGACAGCCCGGTGCTTCCGCCACGCCGCCGACGGTCCCCGCGGGCGGCAAGGGCACCCGCGGCAACGGGCTGCTGATGCTGGGCGGGCTGCTGCTCCTGATCCCCGGCCTGATCTCGGACGCGGCCGGGCTGCTCCTGCTCGTACCGCCGGTGCGCACCATGATCAGCCGGTACGCGGAACGCTCGCTGGAACGCCGGATGCGGGCGGCGACGCCCGGCAGCCTCGGCGACGCGTTCCAGCAGGCCCGGATGCACCGCCCGGACGGAAAGGTCGTCCAGGGCGAGGTCGTCCGCGACGACGACCCCCGGCCGCCCGGCGGACCCGGCGAGAACCCCGAAGGCCCCCAGGACCGGCGTCCGCCCCTCACGCCCTGA
- a CDS encoding YitT family protein — protein sequence MARTTDRSTTRLTRRLVQLYAGLALYGASAALLVRAGLGLEPWGVLHQGLAELTGISIGVVSIIVGAVVLLLWIPLRQRPGLGTVSNVFVVGLAMDGTLAVVGDLDGFGVRIPVMVLGIVLNGVATGLYIAARFGPGPRDGLMTGLNQRTGRSIRLVRTAIEVAVVVTGFLLGGSLGAGTVLYALAIGPLAQLFLRLFALPEACGPGPVVASGDPDTPAPAAGSGPVAAPASEQAILPQ from the coding sequence GTGGCCAGGACCACCGACCGGAGCACCACTCGTCTCACCCGGCGGCTGGTCCAGCTGTACGCGGGGCTGGCGCTGTACGGGGCGAGTGCCGCGCTCCTGGTGCGCGCGGGGCTGGGCCTGGAGCCGTGGGGGGTGCTGCACCAGGGTCTCGCGGAGCTGACCGGGATCTCGATCGGCGTGGTGTCGATCATCGTCGGTGCGGTGGTGCTGCTGCTGTGGATCCCGCTGCGTCAGCGGCCGGGGCTCGGCACCGTCTCGAACGTCTTCGTGGTGGGGCTGGCGATGGACGGCACGCTCGCGGTCGTCGGCGACCTGGACGGGTTCGGTGTGCGCATCCCGGTGATGGTGCTCGGCATCGTCCTCAACGGCGTGGCGACCGGGCTGTACATCGCGGCCCGGTTCGGCCCCGGCCCGCGGGACGGTCTGATGACCGGGCTGAACCAGCGCACCGGCCGCTCCATCCGGCTGGTCCGTACGGCGATCGAGGTGGCGGTCGTGGTGACCGGCTTCCTGCTGGGCGGTTCGCTGGGGGCCGGCACGGTGCTGTACGCGCTGGCCATCGGCCCGCTGGCCCAGCTCTTCCTGCGGCTGTTCGCGCTCCCCGAGGCCTGCGGCCCGGGTCCCGTCGTCGCCTCGGGCGATCCGGACACCCCCGCGCCGGCCGCCGGTTCCGGGCCCGTTGCCGCTCCGGCATCCGAACAGGCCATACTGCCGCAGTGA